The following are from one region of the Verrucomicrobiota bacterium genome:
- a CDS encoding family 78 glycoside hydrolase catalytic domain yields the protein MLSYQTSLPTTPKSRNFGAWSVGMLILLGGWAAAQAPDSLAVMDLRCEYAVNPLGVDTAQPRVFWKLQSSTRGQKQTAYQVLVATTQNTLAHHQGDLWDSGKVISESSIQTPYAGAPLKSSQRVFWKIRVWDKDGKPSTWSQPASWTMGILRETDWQARWISAEGAQISPRKARGYHASEAGHADDTKWVQVDLGRALPVSAFRLHPMRHENKDGFGFPIRFKVETATDAEFTKPDVVADHTGADYKNPGYRSVTLKAKEVTARYVRVTVTQSWRRDTKFCFALQQLEVISGNTNAAVGAKVTAKDSVENYGWGKDSLTDGLGLIGGASAKYQTLLVRHEFSLKPGLQRAVVHVCGLGQYELSVNGQKVGADLLAPGWTKYDKTCLYDTHDITPMLQTGRNAVGLLLGNGMYNVSGGRYTKFKGSFGPLKAIAQLHLEYADGTSQIIGTGPEWQVASGPITFSCIYGGEDYDARLEPKGWSQPGFAATQWFPALCVTGPGGTLRGLSSAAPPLRAFDVLQPVSVKELSPRVTVYDLGQNAPLMPRFRVHGPPGTSIKITPAELLKKDGPVDRGSVGGGEAYWKYTLSGDTSETWFPKFWYHGCRYLQVELEPAAGNDALPAVESLEGVVVHSASPPAGEFSCSNELFNRIRTLIRWAQRANMVSVLTDCPHRERLGWLEEYHLNGPSLRYEWDLAQLFTKSMNDMADSQTEAGLVPDIAPEYVVFNGGFRDSPEWGSAFLLVPWQQYEWTGDLALLRRHYAGMKRYVIYLGSKATDHIVNHGLGDWYDIGPKPPGEAQLTPRALTATAFYFKGAWVIAQAAKLLGYQEDAEKYALLADTIRTAFNTKFRNPDTHQYSTGSQCANAIPCVLDLADLAEKPALVAALVADVRARTNALTAGDVGFRYLVRALADGGHSEVLFDMNNQSERPGYGYQLKQGATSLTEAWDARRGSSHNHFMLGHILEWFYQDVAGIGGDPAGPGFKRILIKPQLVGDLTWARGSYDSIYGGIRTDWKKTDGQFTLQVTIPPNTTATVFVPAKSAAEVRESNLAAQASPGVQLLRQEPGYAVFQIASGSYQFQVR from the coding sequence ATGCTTTCATATCAAACTAGTTTGCCAACTACGCCCAAGTCCCGCAACTTTGGCGCTTGGAGCGTGGGTATGCTCATTCTCCTCGGCGGGTGGGCGGCTGCCCAAGCTCCCGATTCCCTGGCCGTCATGGATTTGCGCTGTGAATATGCCGTCAACCCGTTGGGCGTGGACACGGCGCAACCGCGAGTATTCTGGAAACTGCAGAGCAGCACACGCGGTCAAAAACAAACCGCCTATCAGGTACTCGTGGCAACCACGCAAAACACTTTGGCACATCACCAAGGCGATCTGTGGGATAGCGGCAAGGTGATTTCGGAAAGCAGTATTCAGACTCCCTACGCCGGTGCGCCCTTGAAGTCTTCCCAACGGGTTTTCTGGAAAATCCGGGTTTGGGACAAAGATGGCAAGCCTTCCACTTGGAGCCAGCCGGCTTCGTGGACGATGGGTATATTGCGCGAAACCGACTGGCAGGCGCGCTGGATCAGCGCCGAGGGCGCACAGATATCCCCCCGCAAGGCACGTGGCTATCATGCCAGCGAGGCAGGCCATGCCGACGACACCAAGTGGGTACAGGTGGATTTGGGCCGGGCCTTGCCAGTGTCCGCCTTCCGGCTGCATCCGATGCGACACGAGAACAAAGATGGTTTCGGATTTCCCATCCGGTTCAAGGTGGAAACTGCGACGGATGCAGAATTCACCAAGCCCGATGTGGTGGCCGACCATACCGGTGCGGATTATAAGAATCCGGGTTATCGGTCCGTGACGCTCAAGGCCAAGGAGGTCACGGCCCGATATGTGCGGGTGACGGTCACCCAATCATGGCGGCGCGACACCAAGTTCTGTTTTGCGCTGCAACAGTTGGAAGTGATTTCGGGCAATACCAACGCGGCGGTGGGTGCCAAGGTCACCGCCAAGGACAGTGTGGAGAATTACGGTTGGGGCAAAGATTCCCTGACGGATGGCTTGGGTCTCATCGGCGGCGCTTCGGCAAAATATCAAACGCTACTGGTCCGACATGAGTTCTCGTTGAAACCCGGTTTACAACGTGCCGTTGTGCATGTATGCGGCTTGGGCCAGTATGAGCTGAGTGTCAACGGTCAGAAAGTCGGGGCCGACCTGCTTGCTCCCGGTTGGACGAAGTATGACAAAACCTGCCTGTACGACACTCATGACATCACTCCAATGTTACAGACCGGACGCAATGCGGTGGGGCTGCTGCTGGGTAACGGAATGTATAACGTGTCCGGCGGACGCTATACCAAGTTCAAAGGTTCGTTTGGTCCGCTGAAAGCCATCGCCCAACTGCACCTGGAGTACGCCGATGGCACCAGCCAGATCATTGGCACCGGCCCGGAGTGGCAGGTTGCGTCCGGCCCCATTACGTTCTCCTGCATTTATGGTGGGGAAGACTATGACGCCCGCCTGGAACCCAAAGGCTGGAGCCAGCCTGGTTTTGCCGCCACCCAGTGGTTTCCCGCCCTGTGCGTCACGGGGCCGGGTGGTACGCTGCGCGGACTCAGCAGCGCGGCTCCGCCGCTGCGCGCGTTCGACGTGTTGCAACCTGTGAGTGTCAAGGAACTGTCGCCCAGGGTGACGGTCTATGATCTGGGCCAGAACGCACCTCTCATGCCGCGATTTCGGGTTCACGGCCCGCCTGGAACGTCGATAAAAATCACCCCGGCAGAACTGCTGAAGAAAGATGGTCCTGTGGATCGTGGTTCCGTCGGTGGTGGCGAGGCCTATTGGAAATACACGCTGTCGGGCGACACCAGCGAAACCTGGTTCCCGAAATTCTGGTATCACGGCTGCCGTTATTTGCAGGTGGAACTTGAGCCGGCAGCCGGCAATGACGCGTTGCCCGCAGTCGAATCCCTCGAAGGTGTGGTGGTGCATTCTGCCTCGCCGCCCGCGGGTGAATTTTCCTGCTCGAATGAACTGTTCAACCGCATCCGCACGCTCATTCGGTGGGCGCAGCGCGCGAATATGGTCAGTGTGCTTACCGACTGTCCGCATCGCGAACGCCTTGGCTGGTTGGAAGAGTATCACCTCAACGGCCCCTCGCTGCGTTATGAATGGGACCTGGCGCAACTTTTCACCAAAAGCATGAATGACATGGCTGACTCGCAGACAGAAGCGGGTTTGGTGCCCGACATTGCCCCGGAATATGTCGTTTTCAACGGCGGATTCCGTGACTCGCCGGAATGGGGCAGCGCCTTTCTGCTGGTGCCCTGGCAACAGTATGAATGGACCGGCGACCTCGCATTACTGCGCCGCCATTATGCGGGCATGAAGCGTTATGTGATCTACTTGGGCAGTAAAGCTACGGATCACATTGTCAACCACGGCTTGGGTGATTGGTATGACATCGGTCCCAAGCCCCCCGGCGAGGCGCAGTTGACGCCGCGTGCGCTCACCGCCACCGCGTTCTATTTCAAGGGTGCCTGGGTGATTGCGCAAGCCGCCAAACTGCTTGGGTACCAAGAAGACGCTGAAAAATATGCGCTTCTGGCGGATACGATTCGCACCGCTTTTAATACAAAATTCCGTAACCCGGACACCCACCAATATTCGACCGGATCGCAGTGTGCGAACGCCATCCCGTGTGTGCTGGACCTGGCGGATCTGGCAGAAAAACCGGCGTTGGTCGCGGCATTGGTCGCCGATGTGCGCGCCCGCACCAACGCACTCACCGCCGGCGATGTTGGTTTCCGATACCTCGTGCGTGCCCTGGCTGACGGCGGGCATTCGGAGGTGCTGTTTGATATGAACAACCAGTCTGAGCGGCCCGGTTACGGCTACCAACTCAAGCAAGGTGCCACCAGCCTCACCGAGGCCTGGGATGCCCGTCGAGGATCGTCGCACAATCATTTCATGCTGGGCCATATTCTGGAGTGGTTTTATCAGGACGTCGCGGGAATTGGCGGCGATCCTGCCGGCCCGGGCTTCAAGAGAATCCTCATCAAACCCCAACTCGTTGGGGATCTCACCTGGGCTCGCGGCAGTTACGATTCGATCTACGGAGGCATTCGCACCGACTGGAAGAAAACCGACGGTCAATTCACCTTGCAGGTGACCATCCCGCCAAACACCACTGCCACCGTATTTGTCCCGGCGAAATCCGCTGCCGAGGTGCGGGAAAGTAACCTCGCGGCGCAAGCAAGTCCCGGGGTGCAGCTCCTGCGCCAGGAACCGGGATATGCGGTTTTCCAGATTGCGTCCGGTTCCTACCAGTTCCAGGTGCGGTAA